The Solidesulfovibrio fructosivorans JJ] sequence CAGTCGATGCGCATGGCCTTTTTCGGGCACACGGTCAGGCATTCGCCGCAGCCGATGCAGATCGCCTTTTCGATGAAGGCTTTTTTGTCCTGCATGGTGGCCGCCCCGGCCGGGCAGACCGCGACGCACTGGCCACAACCGATGCATTTTTTCGGCTCCACGACGAAGCGCACGCAGTGCTGGTCCTGCTTGCCGGCGCGCGGGGCGCAGCCCATGCCCAGGTTCTTGACCGCGCCGCCGAAGCCGGCCAGCTCGTGGCCCTTGAAATGGGACAGCACGATCAGGGCGTCGGCACGGGCGATGTCGCCGGCAATCTTCACCTTGTCGAAGTGCTTGCCCGGGATTTCCACCTCCACGATGTTGGTGCTGTCCAGGCCGTCGGCGATGATGACCGGCGCGCCGAGCACCGCGTAGTCGAAGCCGTGCTCCACGGCCGTGGCGATGTGGTCCACGGAATTGTGGCGCGAGCCGGAGTAGAGGGTGTTGGTGTCGGTGACGAAGGGCCGGCCGCCGCAGGCCTTGATCCGTTCGACCACGGTCCGGGCGTGGGTGGGGCTTATGTGGGTGTCGCAGCCGCGTTCCCCAAAATGGGCCTTGACGGCGGTCAGGTCGCCCCTGGCGATGATGTTGTCGAATCCCGCCGCCTCGAACAGTTTTTTGATCTTGGCCGTGCGGTTCTTGTTGGCGGCGCGGGCCCGCAGATCGGCGAAATAGACCTTGGCCGGCTCACGCGGCGCGGCATCACTCATGGGGCGTATCCTCTCTTTTTCCGGCGGGGCGGCATGGCACGTTTGATACGGGCTTGGCGCAGCCCTGTCCATGGCCGGCGGTTTAAGCGGGCGGCGCGGGAGGGGAATGCTCGTTGGAACGGCCCGTATTTCCCCCCGGCCGCGTGGAGGGTGGAGAGCTCCTAGTCCGCTTGATCCTTTTTGCCGCCCGAACCGAGCGCCCACTTGATCTGGCGGCACACGCCCATCAGCAGGCTGTATTCCTGGCGTTTGAGGCCCACGCGGTCGATGAAGCGCCGCACCGGCAGCATCCAGTAATC is a genomic window containing:
- a CDS encoding DUF362 domain-containing protein; the protein is MSDAAPREPAKVYFADLRARAANKNRTAKIKKLFEAAGFDNIIARGDLTAVKAHFGERGCDTHISPTHARTVVERIKACGGRPFVTDTNTLYSGSRHNSVDHIATAVEHGFDYAVLGAPVIIADGLDSTNIVEVEIPGKHFDKVKIAGDIARADALIVLSHFKGHELAGFGGAVKNLGMGCAPRAGKQDQHCVRFVVEPKKCIGCGQCVAVCPAGAATMQDKKAFIEKAICIGCGECLTVCPKKAMRIDWHTEIVPFMERLVEYAYGAVAGKQGKAGFFNFLTNVTPDCDCVPWSDAPIVPDIGFLASSDPVALDKACLDLVNEQAACPDCQLEHGLGVGDDKFTALWKWTRGDVTFTHGAAMGLGTPEYELIKVV